TTTGTCGAATGAAAAAGGATTAcatatttatgtaatataattaTACAATATTGACAATGGATATTTAGAAATAATAACAATTAGCTTATTAGCATCATATACATCAAAACTACTTAACTATGGATGTTTGAGGCACAACGTGATTAGCCTGGCTAGCCAAGGTTGTTCTAAAAGTCAAGGAAACAGCAGCTTCATTACTGAATCCGTCTTATCTCTCGCATCACCTCCTCCTTTTATGGACATTAAATACAATGTTCCATAAAAAGACACAACCTCAAGCCATAAGAACATCAGCACAAACAGTACGCGTCGTACGTCCTCTGTGTGTTTCTTTGTTGGACATCTGTCTACATTTTAAATAGACGCAGCTGTCAAAAAAGGGGGAGTGTTCAGCATAAATTCCGCAAACAAATGTCGCactttacataaacacacacacatgccggaAATACAGAAAACCAAGCCCATATCTTTTATGAGCGTGCAATTTAACATCggttaaatacaaaaaaacagtTTACAAGTATCAAAAAAGCATACCTAGTTACTCTGAAGCACCTTTCCGCCTTAAGTACCGCTTTAATTCCCACCACTCACTCGTGTCTTCTGCAAAGTTTCAAACGCAAGTGTGCAGTTTCGTTGACACGCCTTCCGTCTCAAAAGTTTTCCGCCAATCAGCGCTTGACTTTCGGATTTATCCCGCCCACGTGCTGCGTTCTCCACCAATGCCAAGCATACTTCATCCTCCGTCCTTCAAAGCGTTTTTTTCGTGACTGACAAAAACAGGTGACTTTATGGAAATGAGGAGCATGTGCTCAAACAAACGAGAAAAGTGGATCCGGGCGAATCTATTTCATGTGAATTATACTTAGTTTACGTATGGGCCTGTCTTGTCTCATTAAACCATGAAGAGGTAACTATAAGCAATGGGATTTAGTAtcttttgaagattttttttaatgttagagTCAAAACAAGTCTAATATAAATAGGGTTCTGAGTCACATACGGGGCATCCTACCAGAAACGTATATCTGTCCCTggataaaaacataaatatgccTACAgttaataaaaagtatttcaccccaaaaatttctaaaatggactgatgattgatttctgtgagttgttctgtaaagcaatatgtcattcatttggttctgttttttttttctttattaaaaacactttacaaatgtacaaaccctttcattgtccttgtcctcagcccaacTGAACCTACAGCTTTAGTTTTGTTATACTAAAAACTGTTAGAGAAAAAAAGaacaagtttaagttgttatcaaTCACAGCAagttattaaaaacataaaaattataaataaattctacaaataattaCTACATATATATAATACAGATATATGTACAATTGGTTTCTGTCAGTCCCgtcacattttacattacataaaatgtgtgcaatacacctttaaggctatgaatcaaaggaagtgacatcatttgatggagATGAAGCTGCAGTGATCAAAGATGCATTTTCTCAtttaattgtatgattttatgcttttaaaaaaaataatacaactttttataagttaaaaaaatgtaagtttctGGTAGAATGCTCCTTACAGTATACATTCTCTAAgtcacaataaaatcaaaatggaCAGTTCTCAACTTCTCTTTACATAATATTGCAGTATTCCTCATATATGATTTGTACGTGCACGAttgttttttaattcattattatttgatCTAATTACCAACTTACTTGAAAACAGGTCAGCCAGAATTAAATGACCAATTACATGACATTTTAGCACTTTATTTCTTGATCAAGAAGTACTTGCACTTGgatgtactgtacagtatgtcACAACAGGGAAAAAAGAACAGGGAAATCATAAATTCTGTTTCATGTagattaataaattcataaaaaaaataaataaaaataattactcattttcttttcggctaagtccctttgtAAATCAGGGGTCATCATAGCGGAATggaccgctaacttatccagcaaatgtttttcacagcagatgcccttccaacttcAACCCACCTAGTTCTggtaaacactcatacactatggacaatttttgtttagttaattcacctacagtgcatgtttttggactgtggtggaaacccgcgtcaacacggggagaacatacagactccacacggaaatgtgaccatttgaaccagcgaccttcttgctctgaggcgacagtgctaatcgaagaaccaccatgctgcccttattgcagtatttattataaattatttgtatGTGCACGATTGTTTTTTACTTCACTATCAATTGACATGATCATCACCAACTTGCAGAATTAGCAGGTGACAACTATTCAAAGTTTCAATTAAATTCTAATGGACAAGCCCTTACATTTTAGCATCTATTTTTTCTTGATCATTAAGTACTTTGACTTGGATGCAAAATCTGCCATAAAGGGGAAAAATCACAAATTCAGTTTCATGTATTTTAAGCAGATTATTTGTGTGTGCAATGCTCGttgttaataatataaaatatgatgtAGTAACTGATGGCCTatatcttttcattcattcattcattttcttttcggcttcgttCTTATATTAATcatggttgccacagcggaacgaacccccaacttatccagcatatgtttcatgcagcggatgcccttccagccacaacccaacactgggaaacacctatacactcttgcattcacacacatacactacggccaatttagctaaatcaattcacctatgtggttggactgtaggggaaactggagcagagaaaacccatgcccacccagggagaacatgcaaactccacacagaaatgccaacagacttAGCCGgggctcaaatcagtgacctttttgctgtgaggcgatcgtgctacccactgtgtcaccgtgACACCCCTATATGTTTGCTCATTTACTATTTTGTGGGTCTTCAGAACTTACAGAAAGTGACCAAATACATAATAATTAACACAATTTTGTATTTAGCCATTTCAAAGCAGGCTAAACTTCCTAGACTTTTGAAAGAGAGATTCAAGACAaatacaactgtatatatatatatatatatatatatatatatatatatatatatatatatatatatatatatatatatatatatatatatatatatatatatatatatatatatatatatatatatatataaataattaaatcattttaaaatgttggcACATTCAAATCCAGACTTCTGATATCTCTTTATTGCTTTActtaatgagcactgtgctacttcTCGCTGTCTTTGTTTCTTTTTACATCCCAtttaatttttaatcataatcattttaattctttttgtttttatttcttactgAATATTTTATTTCTCTTGCTTTTGTAAAGCCCTTTGAAGTACCAATATGAAAAATGCTATGCCTTGATTTGTCCTTGATAAAACATTTGTGACCTTGATCACCACCCAAAATATTCCAGCAGTATATTTACTCAgataattaacactttttttttttttttaaagaaatgtattaTAAGACTTTTTGTACAGCGTTTGTCCTGTATTGTATTCAGTATTAGCAGTTTTAACTCACAGTTTGCATccaatatttaaacttttaaaaaatcccCAGACCTTTAACCCTTTACGTTGCACTCTTTGAAAAAAGTTTTGGCTCATGTCTTGGATTGAATATGTACTGACACCATTCTAagcaattaaaaaatttaataaaaaataagaattattagcctccttgtttattaattacccaatttctgtttaatggagaaaataTTTTATCAACACTTTTatcaacataatagtttaaataactcatctctaataaccgatttgttttatctttgccatgatgacagtaaataatatttactagatatttttcttgacactcctatacagcttaaagtgacatttaaaggcttaactgggttaattaggtttactaggcaggttagggtagttaggcaagttattgtataacgatggtttgttctgtagactatcgaaaaaattagcttaaaggggctattcaTTTTTATCTATTGTTCTTAGAACAAAattaaactgcatttattctagctgaaataaagcaaataagactttctctaaaagaaaacatattatcagacatactgtgaaaatgtccttgctctgtaaaacatcattttggaaatatttaaaaaagaaaaaaataataaatacaaaggggggctaataattctgacttcaactgtataaatatgaTAACCTTAACCTTTGGATAAAAGGTCAACCTTGTGGCAATGGTGCCTGGTAATAAGTTAAATGAGCAGTTGTTTCACAAAcagtttgattttattattaattgcacAGTTTTCAATTTCTACACCATGTTGAAAGAGATGTTGTCTATGTGAATGTGCTGCTTTAAAGTGCATTAGTAACAGAAGGCTAATGAAgcatgtgtgtttatgcatgcgtGAAAAGATCTGGATTCAGGCCGAAGCATCAACACATCTTTGTGATGAATCATCCACTGGCTCAACGGCTCTGAAAAATATAAGAGAACACAATGAATATCGCTGCACTGCTACTTTAAACATGATCTGATTTGTATTAAGAGATTTATTCAGCATTTTGAATAATATAATTTGGGGTTGCCTATAGAAAGGCACGTAAAAATAATAACGGTAGGCTCCAAACACATCAGCAAAGTCAGCTGTAATAGTAGTGAGCCCTTGATCAGTTTTAGAGAATGGGTTAAAAATGAAAGCAGGTTTTACAGGCCTGtggccagcctggtgaaagttGTGGaccttttttctcaaaaaagtgAACCTTTTTGCATTTAGATGCAAATTATAATCAATTACTGCAGTTTAGTGCCAGTTTAAGCACTATTCtaaattagcttgtcagatggtcatcaccACACTTTATGATTTTAGCCAAAATAgcttttaaatcaattttaatatgGTACGCTTTTGGTGCTTCATACCTTTAATTGGTCTTTTTTTGTTTCAAGGTCTAAGATTTCAAATAAAAGTTTCTTGTAAATGTTTTCTCAACAATGCAGTAGTGATAGATGTCTTACATATGATTGTatattttcttgcacagctggatgttggactcatgaaaaatgtaaaattaaacagCTTTCATTTTCCtccaatacatttttaatgataataattatatcaTGATTTGTAGATATGCTGTATTAATATTGTTCTGAATATACACAAAAAAATCTTGTCAGGTGTATTCAGAACAAGAATCATTTAACataaaaatactaaatttaaTTGTGATGAATTTACCATCATTCTAACCCCTGTATTTTACCTGGTTtcagtcatttaaaaatatatatatacacgattaatttttgattattttacattttaatcagtttgttctttcatttttacaaaagttttacttttcttttttacaagttatttaaaaaaaataaaataaaccaatacTTTGATTTTGAAATAATGCATTTGAGGCAGACAAAATGAGATGCCTCCTCTTTTAACCAAATGCATTTAAGCTTTGTTCAACATTACTATCTTGGAACCTGACAtatttaaatgactatgccaaCATAACTAAATTGTATTGTTACTAATGTTATTGATCAAATTTACACGATTAAAAATAGcatataaatgtttcattttggcaatcaaaataaagctgtatgtgaatgttattattattacatgtaatTATATTCTAGATgattaacacatttaaatattaataataaaacttcaaatctacataaaaataaagctattttaaggtcgaATATAGGCTATACAAATTATTAACCCCATATTATAAGCACCCTCTCCcctttccattttttttaaaatagtttttaatcacATCCAAGTTTTAATTGAAACTGAAAAAGCGAAAAAgttcattcaaaatatttaacatatatatatatatatatatatatatatatatatatatatatatatatatatatatatatatatatatatatatatatatatatatatatatatatatatatatattcattatgtATAAACAATTATTGTGCCCTCCATACAGCACCTGTGAGTTCTCCATCAGTCCAAGATCTCTTTAATACACCAGCAGCAGAGCAGGAAGTACAGGCACTCTTTCAGCGATTGGATGACCCCATAAGCCATATTTCCCCCCAGCAGTCTCTTCCCAGTGCCCGTCCCGAGGGCCGCGTCTCCGAGGTTTCGGCCCGGTGAGGAGGGCATAGCCTGGGGCAGCGGCCGCTGAGGCTGCATCTCCCTCCACCGCTGCAGCGTCGACCGGAGAGCGCGAGCGATGTTCGGCGGGAGGAGATGGAGGAGCGCGGGCCCGGAGCTACTGTGCCGCGTCTGCGCGTTCTGCGTCTCCACGGTTTGCTTCAGCTGGAGCTGCTCTTCACACGAAAGTCCTGAAGCTCTGCGGATTCGTGGACTCGGTGCCCCCGTGAAATGGGTTTTATTCAGCTCTGGAAAACGCTGGCTGACTGTCGACCTGCTATTGCACAACAATGGCTTCACAGCATCTCTCATCTAGCTTTTGTTCATCTCTAATTCCTCTACTGTTCAATGGAAGGTCCTGAATAACTGTCAACATATTGCCCAAACAGCGAGCACATAAACAGACTGTTCTAGTGTCATCTTAGCCCTAACAGTTTGGTTACAACGATCAATTTATGGAATTTGTAGTAATGTACTCTACTTTTGACCACGAACTACAACAACATAGctatttaaagattttatttatctttagcAACGTTagtaaaaatctaattatttatgCTAGTCCACGCTATAgtgttatgtattattattattattattattattattttgtaatatagtttttaaaaatgttgtcaaatataaacaaaaactcaaacatcattcctttaaaaaaagctaaacaaaaaataaatatttgaattaattaattttaaagaaaacaacagCACAATAAGAATCTGAGGGCCACAGAACCCCTTCGACAACAGATTTATGTTAAATTAACTGAAGATTGTTAGGCCTGATCAAATCAGATAgctcaaacaaaatgttttatcattttaaaagtcttttttaaaATTAGGGTAGAGTTTAAATGAAACACAACAAAAAGGTGAatgatatatgtatttatatatgtaatctATCATTTGATACAGGTGTAAACGTTTATGTTTTTCCAAATAACATCAACATAAAAAGAATTACTGAAATACccaaaaacatgtatttaaaaaagaagcaaCATTTATATAGGCAAACAAGAAATAAACGCATTTGGCTTAGAAAATAGCAAACAGCTAACCACAACACAAAAGTCACCGTCATGACCACAATAACAGGAAGTGTTTCCATGCAACAAAAGGCCGCTGTGAAATATGAAAATGAGCAAACAGTTCAGTGGCGAGTCAAATGTAAAAGCCAGATTATTCCAGACCATTCCagccaacacacacatacactgtttAAACTCCATTAGCAGTTAGTGAACAGATCTGTGGTGCCATCAGCACATAAAAAGTGTGACGTCAAATGCTTAAAAAACCCATTCAATGCGTATCTTTGAATTACACCAGGCTGAAACCTGTCACACACAGCCGCAGCTGGAATCTGCCTGAAATTGTCATGCTGAATGAATGCTGACCAATGACTCAAAATTCACAAATTACATCCATGAAAAACAACTAAGAACAGAACAATTGCCCATTTCAGATTGATAAAGCATCCAGATAAAGGTCTTTGTACATCTGACGAAGCAAATTCTTATCATTTACATAGATTTGTGTTATAAACACGATGTGACTGCATTGTCAAATCTTACACCTTTGTTTTTTTCACCCAGTACAATCCTGTGAGTTTTACAGACTGATTCAACACAGTGAATGACATTAATCGCGTAGTATTATTTACACCTTCTCTTACAGGCCATGTCAGTCTCCAAATGAGAGATGAAATAAGATGTTTATTCACCAACGTAAGCTTAAGCAACATAACATGATACTGACCAAGAGATCGAAGCACAGCATAGCACAATTAGCCTGCAGAAGAAATTAAGCATGCTTTCCGAAAACCTGTAGTAAGTCTCAATAAAGCAATGTGTCATTTTtgcagttgattttttttttcagaaaagaaAGGGTCACGATTACCCAACGAATCACAAAAGGCGGCTGTGTTTGATTGGTTTGTCTGTGTTTGGTGAAAAAGGCACAATCAATATCAGAGCAAATGAAGATAAAGAGAGTTGCTTTCCAGTCTGTGGCTGCAAAGACATGTTCGGAACTTATTTGGAGTGTTAACCTCGGCCTGGACGGTGTGTCTGCTTGTAATACACGTCAATT
This sequence is a window from Danio rerio strain Tuebingen ecotype United States chromosome 16, GRCz12tu, whole genome shotgun sequence. Protein-coding genes within it:
- the lenep gene encoding lens epithelial cell protein LEP503, which gives rise to MQPQRPLPQAMPSSPGRNLGDAALGTGTGKRLLGGNMAYGVIQSLKECLYFLLCCWCIKEILD